The genome window TAAGAATTACCTGCTAATGATAAAAACGATATTGGACTTAATAATGTGGCAAATATTGATACTGATGTAACCCACCATGGAATAGTTCCATCACCTTTAAAGAACTCTTTTCCCTTCATCTCTTTTTTTGAAAATAACAATCCTGCAAATAAAACTGCCAATAAGTAAACTACCAGTATTGCAAAATCTATCCAAGTAAATCCTACCATTTGATTAATCCTCCCATACTAAAAGCACTTTATTAAAAATACTTTCTGTATATTTCTTTTGCTCTTGATTTCATTTCATCAGTTGCTTCTTTCATAGGTTGTCTACAGTATCCAGCTTCGACACCTTGTTCTTCAAGTAGTAATTTAATTGTTTGATATAAACCATTTCCTAATATATCTGTTATTAAATCATTAGTCACATGTTGTACTTCAAGTGCTTCTGATATTTTTTCATTTTTAGTTAATTCAAATATTTGTCTAGCTCTGATACCGTTTACATTAAATGTAGAACCAATTGCTCCGTCTACACCTAAAACTGTAGCTGGTAGCATCATTTCATCAAATCCTGCAAATATTAATTTATTTGGGAATGTTTTTCTCATTCTTTCTAATAAATAGAAATCTGCTGCTGTAAACTTAACACCTATTATTTTTTCATTTTCAAATAATTCACCAAACTGGTCTAAACTCATGTCAACACCAGTTAAAAATGGTATAGAGTATATTATTAATCTATTATCTACAGAATTTATTATTGTGTTGTAATAGTGTTTTATTTCTTCAAAATCAAATTTATAGTAAAAAGGTGTAACAGCACTTATAGCATCATATCCTAAATCAGTTGTAAATTTAGCAAGTTCTACTGCTTCTTTTAAATTAACTGAACCAACTTGAGCTATTAATTTTATTTCTTCTTTCACTTCATCCTTAGCTATTTCAAAGATTCTTTTCTTCTCATCAGTTGAAAGCATGAAGTTTTCTCCTGTACTACCTCCTACATAAAGACCATCTACTTTACAAATATCTATATTATGTCTAATTATTTGTCTTAACCCTTTTTCATTTATATTTCCTTCCTTATCAAATGAAACTAATAATGCTGAATAAATTCCCTTCATATCTGTTGTTCTCATATCTTTACCTCCAATTTTAATTTTCAAGTATAGTTAAATATAATAAATTTTTAATTTATAAATTAAATTTTAATTACTTTCAATTGCTTTAACAAATTTTTCTGTTATTAATTGTGGTCTTGTTATTGCTGAACCTACAACTGATGAATGAACTCCCAGTTCAAAAACCTTTTTTAAATCTTGAGGAGTGTTTACCTTTCCTTCTGCTATTACAGGTATTTCTAAATCTTTAACTAATCTTTCCATTAATACAAAGTCTGGACCTTCTAATGTTTTCGTATATGGAGTATACCCAGATAGTGTAGTTGAAACGCAATCTACACCGTATTCTTGTGCTTTAATAGCTTCATCATAATTTGAAATATCTGCCATTACTAGAACACCATTTTCTTTTATATACTTTATAATTTCTTTTAAATCTTCATTATTTGGTCTAACTCTATTAGTAGCATCTAAAGCTATCATTTCACATCCTGTTGTCAAAAGCTCATCAACTTCTTTTTTAGTTGGTGTTATATATATATCTGAATCTTCATAATTTATCTTTATAATACCTATAACAGGAAGTCCGGTAACTTTTTTTATCTCAATAATATCTTCAACTCCTTGAGCTCTAATTCCAACAGCTCCACCTTCCATAGCAGCCTTAGCCATTCTACCCATTATAAAAGGGCTATGAAGAGGTTCATTTTCTAAAGCTTGGCATGATACTATTAATCTTCCCTTTACCTTATCTAGCATTTTTTCAATTACCTCATTTCTGAAATTTATTTTCTTGATTTATGTATTAATAATAACATGAAAACTTTTTCTTTGCAATATTTTTTCATATTTTTTTCTTATTTCTATTTTTTTACCAGTTTATTCCAGATATAAGCTCATTTTTTATATACAAAAGAAATTTTATTTCATTTTTTCGGTATTTATTTTCATTTCATATAGATGCTTTTATAAATACTATATATCGATAATTTCAATAAAAAAACCCATGTACACAATACATAGGTTTTCCAACATTATTCTAAATCCATTATAATTTTTCTGCCACAACATGGACAAAATTCAGACTCTGAATCTATTTCGCTTTCACAATATCCACAAACTATAAAATCATCATATTCATTATCTAACTCAAACTTTTTACCACATTCAGCACAATATTTATCATTTATACCTCCAACATAACCACATTCACAGATTACATTACTCTCTGCAGTTTCTATTTCATTAATTTCCATATTTTTTTCATAGATTATCTTATCAAGTTCTAATAATTCATCACATAACTTATCAAAACTCTCATCATCAATAGAATCTTCTCTAATTTTTTGATATGTTAATATTCCCATTTCCAAGAATATCTTAGCTTTCTTTTCTTGAATATCATCAATCTCTCTATTTAACTTGGATTTCTCTTTATATAATTCAACTTTAAATTTTCCATTACCAAAGCTTTTCTTAACTTTAGAAAATTTATCATCTACTGTATTATTATTATTTTCCATAGAAGTTCCCTCCAATCATATTTAATCAGCTGAGTTCAGCTTATATCCTAATAAAGATATCACAAAACTATATACAAATGAAATTATAATAGTTTGAAATACTTTAAATTGCATTATTAAAGTTGTTCCATAACTGGTTGTATTAAAAAAATTAATATTACTATCAAGTATAAAGGTGCTAAACAAAGCCAACATCCCCATTAAAAATGCATAATACACACTAAACACTATTACAGGCTTGACATTATCTGTACTATACTTAAATCTTAATTTATATCCATTTAATAATAGTATTAACACAGACAAAGCTCCCATTGCATAAAACATTAATTTAGTATCTCCAAATAAAGATGATGAACCTAAACTAAATATTGACACTGTTGAATTTATTATAGTCACTGAAATTCCATTTGCAAAAGCCCACATATAACTGGCTATTTGTGGTAGTATAGTAAATAAATTCGCTCCATTTGAGTAACTACTCATATCTAATTCATTTAAGTAACTACTATCAGATATAGTCAGTACAAATAGTATTGCTAATACTAAAACATATCCTAATATAAATATTTTTATAGAATTTGAAAAAAGAGACATGTACATATTTTCCTTTTCATAACTTTTTTTATAAGTAGTTATGTATGTACATATAAATCCTAATACAAATCCATTTAAAAGAACACTAAAAAATTCATAACTATATTCTAATGCATATCCATATTCTAACATACTATGTGAACTAGTTTTTACATTAGTAAAAATAGATAAAATAGCTAAAACTAATCCATAAAGAATTCCAACTCCAAGAGAATTTGCTAATACAGTTTTTGAATCTATGCATCTTTTTCTCATAAAAACTAAGTTTGATATTATTAATCCTAAAATAGGAATTATAAGTAATATCAATAACCCTATATTAGCATTTATAAACCCAGAGCCCATCATGGTAGACATAGATACACTAATTTGACCTAAGTTAAGAGCTAGGATTATATGTGCTGGATTTATCAAATAACTAATATCATTAAATTGAATAGTTATAATAGCTTTAAATATCAGTGCAATAATAAATAATATAAATATAGTTGTAAATGTTGTTAAAAATATTCCTCTTGTATTTGCATGATATGAAAGCTCTTTTATTTTAGATTTCAAGTCTAGTTTTGTTTCAAGTGGTCTTAATGATGCTATTTCATAAAGCTCATTTCCACAAAATTTACAGTAATTATCCTTTGTATTATTTTCTTTATTGCAACTAGAACAGATTTTTTCTTCTTTATTTTTAAGAGTTAAGTGACTATTTTTTATTTTTCTAGTTGGTTCACCTGTCGTTTTGGAATAATTATTATGTGAATAATTCATATTATTTATTTTTTTTTCACTCATTTTTGCCCTCCAAGTTTTACTATTGTAAATTATCAAGTATAACTATATCATATAAAACTTAATTATACCTTAATTGGATATATTTATCTATTTTATTTGTTTATTGTTTGTGTTGCATTTTACTAAAAAATTATACAATATCGCAAAATAAAAGTAATCAAATTATATATTTATAAGTACAATAAAAATAACTTGCATATATCTAAACTAGATAATATACAAGTTATTTTTTATGGTTGTATTATATATAATTATTAAAACTCAGCATTTTTAGGAGTTCTTGGGAAAGGTATAACGTCTCTTATGTTAGACATACCTGTCATATACATAATTATTCTTTCAAATCCAAGACCAAATCCAGAGTGAGTAGCAGTACCAAATTTTCTAAGTTCTAAGTACCACCAATAATCTTCTTCTCTTAATCCCATTTCATGAATTCTATCTAACAACACATCTTCTCTTTCTTCTCTTTGAGAACCTCCTACGATTTCTCCAACTCCAGGAACTAATAAATCCATTGCTCTAACAGTTTTTCCATCTTCATTCATTCTCATGTAGAAAGCTTTTATATCTTTTGGATAATCTGTAACAAAAACTGGACAATTATATATTTGCTCTGTTATATATCTTTCATGCTCAGTTTGAAGGTCACATCCCCACTCAACAGGATACTCAAATTCATGACCTGATTCAATCAATAACTCCACTGCTTTAGTATATGTTATTCTAATAAATTCAGAATTTACTATCTTGTTTAATCTTTCTAATAATCCTTTATCTATAAAACTATTAAAGAATTCCATTTCTTCAGGAGCATTTTCTAAAACATAGCTTATAACATATTTTATCATATCTTCTGCAAGTTCCATGTTATCTTCAAGGTCTGCAAAAACTATCTCTGGCTCTATCATCCAGAATTCTGAAGCATGTCTTCCCGTATAAGAATTTTCTGCTCTAAATGTAGGTCCAAAAGTATAAACATTTCTAAAAGAAAGTGCCATTATTTCAGCATTTAATTGACCACTAACCGTTAAATTAGCTTCTTTTCCAAAAAAATCTTGAGTATAGTCTATTTTGCCATCTTCTGTTTTTGGAATATCATTTAAATCCATAGTTGTTATTCTAAACATTTCTCCTGCACCTTCACAGTCACTACCTGTGATGATTGGAGAATGTGCATATACAAAGTTTCTTTCTTGGAAAAACTTGTGTATTGCATATGCAGCTATTGATCTTACTCTAAATACAGCTGAAAAAGTATTACTTCTTGGTCTTAAATGTGCTATTGTTCTTAAATATTCAAGTGTATGTCTCTTCTTTTGTAGTGGATATGAACTATCTGATTCTCCTTCCACAACTATACTTTTTGCATGTATTTCTACTGGTTGCTTAGCTCCTTCTGTAGATACCAATTCTCCCTCTACAAGTATAGATGAGCTTATTGGTAATTTTCCTACCTCTTTAAAATTTTCTACTTTCTCATCAAATACTATCTGCATATTTTTAAAGAAACTTCCATCATTTAACTCTATAAATCCAAAGTTCTTAGATACTCTAGATGTCCTTATCCATCCAGCTACTTTTACAGTTTTCCCTATGTACTGCTCTTTATCTCTGTACAATTCTTTTACTGTTATAAATTCCTTTTGCATTTTAAATCCTCCTAGTATAATTGTATTATTTTCTTCTAAGTATAATTTCAATAAAAAAAGCCCTTCATCCCTATATAAAGGGACGAAAGACTATTACTTTCGCGGTACCACCCTAGTTGTCATAATGACCTCTTAGTTAAGCAATGCTTAAAGCCTATAACGGTGCCTTCCGTCTAATTCTACTTACTAAATAAGCTTTCGATTAGAAACTCCAAGATGTTCTTCAACATAAACCTCGTATTGAGCTTTCACCATCCTCAACTCGCTAAAACTACATTTTATATCTACTCTTCTCTTCACAGTATTTATCTTCTATTATTTCCGCTAATTAACAAAATTATACCAATTTATAAATTTTTAGTCAATAAGTTTATATAATTGATATTGATTGCCATTTATAATATGAGTATTTATAAAAAAGTAGAGTAGTATCATGTTTATCAAATTAGATTCAATTATTTAAAACAACACTACTCTACATAATCACAATAAATACTCATCTTCGTTACTGAATTTTTAAAATTTTATAACTTACTTCCATTATCAACCCAATCTTTTGCTTCTTCAACACCCTTAAGTGAAGGTACTGAAACTTTACTATGAGGTTTTAATTTTTCAACATCAGCCCATGCTGCTGTTGACTCATTTCCAACTAAAAGTGGACTTCTAAGTCTTTTATTATCTCTACCTTTTAATGCTCTTGCTTTTTTATTTTCCAAAACTATCACCTCTATTATTTATTTTGTAATAGTTTTAACAATTTTTCAAATTAAATTCATAAGTCAAAGTTATAATGATTTTTTAATAAATAATATATGTTTTTAAAACTTAATTTATATCTATTTGTATACAAAATGTTTATCTCATATACAAATAATATAGAACTGTATTTTTAATTTTCGTATTGATTTCTAATGCCATTTTTTGACTATATAGATTTTATAATGAAATCAAACTATTTATAAAGTATAATTTTATATTATTTTTTATTTATAGAGTATTTGCTATCTGTTGAATTGTATTTTTTAAATTTAAAATTCCATATCCCTGTGATACATTTGGATATGTATATATATCAAGTTTTGTAGCTCCCAATATCAAATACGTTTTTAAAACTTGCGTAAAGAGTGCTAATCTCGGTATATTATCTTGTTTTTCTAAGTATTCCATTAATAAAGCTAAAACGCCAGTTACTATAGAACTACTCACTCCTGTACCTGTACATGTATTATATGTTCCATTTTTATATGTAGATATTATATCTACACCTGGAGCTACTATATCTGGCTTAATTCCTCTCCCTCTAATTGGTCCTTTTGAAGAACCAATCCACATACTATCAGTCTTATTATTAAATGCACCAACTGTAATTACATCATCACTAGCAGCATACATAGTTATCGTAGCTATTGAATCAGGGTCTAAAAATCTTGTATCTTGAGCTATCAAGTTTTTATTTGGCAAGTATATGTCATATCCTCCTCCGATTACAAGTTCTGAAGTTAATCTTAAAGTCCATACACCAGGCTTTATATCTCTTAATCTCATCTCCAGATTTTCTTTTCCAGAAGTAATATAAGGATAAATAAATCGCATTGCATAAGTAGTATTTTCTAAATTAAATTTTCCTCTATATATATAAAAATCTGGAGAATATCTTATATCATGACTGACTTCACCTGAAGGAGATATTATTTGTGCTCCTATTTTATCTGGGCCATTCGTATTTAAAGTTATATCAAGTGCATAGTCATCTCCATCTTGTATTATTACATCTTGAACCTCACCTACACGGCTAAAACTTCCAGAATAATGAATATCTGTATTCCCTTGATTTCCTGCACCACTCACTACTACTACACCAGCACTGCTCAATATATTAAATGTATCTAATATTGAGGTAGTTGCTACAGCACCTGACTTAACTCCAATGGTCAAATTTATTATCAGAGGCTTATTTTCTGTTCGTGCTATATTAGTAACATATGTTATAGCTGCTAAAAAATCTGAAACACTGTAATTTATCCTTCCAGCATAATAAGTACCAATATATGATTTTAATTTCACCACTATTAAATCTGATTCTGTAGCAATACCTCTATACTGTGAGTTTACTCTTCCATTTCCAACCAGTATACCGGAAGCTAAAGTTCCAGTTCCTATATTATCTTGACTTAAACTTCTATCATTTCTATTTATGGCTGTATTTAACTCACTTCTTGTAAATTCACTTCCAAAAATAAAACCTTCCGGAGGCGAATTTGTATTTGCTTCTTGGTCCCATAAATATAAAACTTTACTGGTTCCATCGGCATTTATAAAGTCAGGATGCAAATAATCTATACCAGAATCTATAACTGCCAATAAAATTCCTCTTCCTGTTATATCATTATATGGATTTTCATAGATATACTCAGTTTCAGCTGCTGTTGTAATAGTTTCTCCATTATCTACATTATTAGTTATATCAATTAGACTGCTCATTGGAGCAGATTCTTCCCACCAAGCAACTTGCAATATATTATTTAAAATAGTTTCATCAAAATCTATAGGTACATATATTACTGCAAGCTGACTATTTAAGACCATATACCTATTTATTCCATTTTCTTGAAGTGCAGTTTCTATATCACCTTGATAAATTATACAATAAGATTTTTCCATAAAACCCTCCTACCTTAAAACATCAAACATGCCTCTAACATCCAAAGCTCCATATCCAACGCTTGTGTTTGGATATACTGTATTTGAATCTTTTTTAGCTCCAGCTTGCAGAAATGTTTTTAGTTTTTGAACATATGCTTGATTTGGATATCTACCGTCAACAAAAGTATATTGAAAATACATTGCTGCTGCACCTGATACATGTGCACTTGCTGCTGCTGTCCCTGTTATGGTTGCATACCTATTTCCAGGGTAAGCTGCTATTATACTAACTCCTGGTGCTACTAAATCTGGCTTCAATCTATCTTCAATAGTTGGACCTCTTGATGAACTTTGCCATAAACTATTATTAATAGTATTATAGGCTCCTACAGTTATTAAATCATCCTGAACAGCAGGATAATTTATAGTATAAAAAGGATCAACCTGTCTAAATCTAGTTCCACTTTTTAAAAACACTCTGTTTGGCAGGTATAAATTGTATATTCCATTTATAATATAAACTCCAATTAACCTAACTTTCCATACTCCTCTTTTAGCATTTCTCAAAGTAATATTCGTAAACTGCTGACCTGAAAAAGTAGTTGGATATACATACGTTATAAAATACTCAGTTCCTTCTAAATCAAATAAACCTGTAATCCTATTATAACTTGATACACCAACACTTTTACTTTCCTCACCTGAAGGTGATATTATTATTACATCTGCCTTATCTGGCTTATTTAACCAAAGTTCTAATGATACTTCTTCTTCATCTTCATTTAACTCCAACTCAATATCAACAAAACCTGTGGGTGGTATCCTACCAGATGTATGTGTTTGAGTATTTCCCTCATTTCCTGCTCCTGCTATTAGACATAGCCCTCTAGTAAAAAATGCTTTTTCACTATTACTTCTATTAGTTAAACCAACCAAACTACTACTACCCAAAGATACATTTACAACTATTGGTCTTCCAAGTTCAAAAGCTTTTTTATATGCGTACTGAGATGCAGCAAACAACATTGCATTATTATAAAAACCATCTATCTTAGCAAGTTTTATTATTATAAGTTCAGCCTCTTCTGCTATACCTGCATATTCACTATTTACATTTCCAAGCCCTGCACATATACCACTTAACATAGTTCCTTGACCAACTTCATCTTGAGATAGACTAGGGTCATTATTTGCAATAGCTCTATTTATATCTTCTCGTGTATATTCTGTTCCAATATAAAAACCTTCTGGTGGATTTCCATCTTTTGTTTGGTCCCACAAATATAGTATTTTTGAAGTTCCATCTGGATAAATAAAATCTCTGTGTAAATAGTCTATTCCTGTATCTGCAATTGCTATAATGGTACCTCTACCCGTTATAGTAATATTTGGATTATTTTTAAAGAAATTTACACCTATTTCTTCTGTTGCAACTACACCTCCAAAAGTACCTTGATTAATCTCTCCAAGCAAAGACATTTTTATAGTTGATTCTGACCTTATAATTGATGGAAGTTCTAGTATCCTTTGTATACTATTGTAATCATCAGCATTTATAGGCAATATACCTAGAGAATCACTCAATTTAAAAAAATCAAAACCCATACCTAGAGCATTTAACTCACTTTCAAATTCAGGAGTATGAATTATATTTATTCCTGCCAAAGTCCCTGTTTGTCTCTTCATATACTCATGATAAAAACTCTCTTGTCTAATTTCATCTTTTGTGTTCGTATTGTAACCATCTATAGCTTTATAATTATTTTCTTCACCTTTAAATAACTTTTTAGTACTTCTATATTCAAGGTCTTCTGCTTCTAAGTCCTGATTTATACTAGATAGAGTGTATAAATCTATATCTGATAAATCTAAAAATCCAAAGCCTGATGAATTATTTGGATAAGATTGATTGCTCAATCTCCTTGCCCCTCTTAAAAGTAATGCTCTTAATTTCTGAGAATACAAAAACAAATCATTTCCATTTACAATTCCCCATTCCATAAACAAAGAACAAACTCCTGTGACATGAGGAGTAGCCATACTTGTTCCAGTTAATGCTCCACTTGTACCTCCTGGTAAAAAAGATATTATATTTTCACCTGGAGCTAATAAATCTGGTTTAAATACACCTAATTGTGTATCTCCTTCTCCAGAAAATATAGATACTATGTCTGTTCTTGAATTGAAACTACCCACTGTTATAACTCTACTTGCTGTCCCAGGAACTGTTACAGTAAGTTCTTGAGTAGGAATTAGAAACCTTGTATTTCTATTTAATCCTTCAGAAGTTGGTAAGTATATGTTTACATTACCAGTTACTATGTCTATTGGTTCAAATACAATTCTCCATAAACCAGGGGTTATCTGTGTATTTGAACTCAATTGTAAAGTAACTCTTCTTGTAAGAGAATATGGAGCTATAGGATAAAAATAACCTGTTATTCTGGTTTCCCCCAAAGTATTTCTTATTTCACCTGAAGTTAGAGAAATTGATTGTGTTTGATTATTTGATGGATTTACTAAATGTACACTAAAATCATCAACAAAATCTGGCCATATGTTTACATTTAATATACGTTCTCCTTCTCCAACTACAAACTCAACTTCCTCTGTAGTATTATTTTGAAGTCTAATCCTTTTATGACCACCTTTATCTGCGTTATTTCCAGCTGCTATAACTATATTGTTTTTCCAAAACAAACACATATCATCTATATATTGTTCAAATAAGGATGTTCCTCTATGTGAACCTTCATTACTTCCATAACTTATATTTAATGTAACAGGCATTCTTAATTCTAATGCTCTGTCTAAAATGAATTTAATTGCCCTCATAAACTCTGTACTTCTCGAAAAAACATCTGTCTGTATATTCCCTACTCTTACCACTATTATCCTAGCATCACTTGCAATGGTTGCACAAATGCCTCCAACGTGTGTACCATGTAAACTAGTTGTTGAAATCGGTATATACATATTTCCAGCTATAGCATTATTTATATCTTCATTAGTATACAATGTACCTTCTCTAAAACCTTCTGGTGGATTTCCTTGAATAGACTGGTCCCAATAATATAATATTTTAGACCTTCCATCACTATCTCTAAATACAGGTAGAGTATAATCTATACCCGAATCGATTATACCAATTATAGTTCCTTTTCCAGTTAAGCCAGTTCTATTTTTAAAACCTGTTATTCCTGTACTTGAAAAACTTTGTACATCCTGCGTTTGTAATATAAAAGGTTTTTCTATAAATTCAATTTCTGGATAAGTTAAAAGTGCATTTATATCTTCTTCATTACTTGATGTTATTATTGCATATGATGGATTAAGTATCTCTACTGATACACCTAATTCTTGTTCTAATCTCAATATATCTCCATTATATTTTACAATTAATTCATAATTTATTATAATCACCTCGATTTTTAAAATTATTATTAATGTATATGTTTTCTATAGTTCTAAAATGTATCAGAGTATATAATTTTTAAAGTTCAATCATGCAATTTATAATAGAGATATTTATAATAATACAGTATATTTGTATATCATTACTCTTAAAATTATATACCTAAATAAAATCACCTCTAAAATCTTTAAATTTTACATTTATTTGTCATAATTAAATGAAATGTATATTTTTAAAAACAATGAAAGATGGCTTTTTACTCAAAATTTATATTACAAAAAACTTACTTTAATAAAAAATATCACTTTTTTCAATTTAAGTTATAAGTAAACATAATGTACTTAATTTTTATCATAAATATAAAGCTTTCATGTATTTATAATTTTATATTAATCATACTATATTAATACTGCTTTTTATTGTATAATAAGCTATAAATATTAACTTGAACTTAAATTTAAGTATATCTAAATTTAACAAATATAAGAAAGGTTGTGTCATTTTGCAAGATAAAAAAATTTATTTAAATATTGTATTTACTGTAGTTGTTTCATATATCTTGATTAAGCTTATCGATAACTACAAATATTTCTT of Clostridioides sp. ES-S-0054-01 contains these proteins:
- a CDS encoding S8 family serine peptidase, yielding MIIINYELIVKYNGDILRLEQELGVSVEILNPSYAIITSSNEEDINALLTYPEIEFIEKPFILQTQDVQSFSSTGITGFKNRTGLTGKGTIIGIIDSGIDYTLPVFRDSDGRSKILYYWDQSIQGNPPEGFREGTLYTNEDINNAIAGNMYIPISTTSLHGTHVGGICATIASDARIIVVRVGNIQTDVFSRSTEFMRAIKFILDRALELRMPVTLNISYGSNEGSHRGTSLFEQYIDDMCLFWKNNIVIAAGNNADKGGHKRIRLQNNTTEEVEFVVGEGERILNVNIWPDFVDDFSVHLVNPSNNQTQSISLTSGEIRNTLGETRITGYFYPIAPYSLTRRVTLQLSSNTQITPGLWRIVFEPIDIVTGNVNIYLPTSEGLNRNTRFLIPTQELTVTVPGTASRVITVGSFNSRTDIVSIFSGEGDTQLGVFKPDLLAPGENIISFLPGGTSGALTGTSMATPHVTGVCSLFMEWGIVNGNDLFLYSQKLRALLLRGARRLSNQSYPNNSSGFGFLDLSDIDLYTLSSINQDLEAEDLEYRSTKKLFKGEENNYKAIDGYNTNTKDEIRQESFYHEYMKRQTGTLAGINIIHTPEFESELNALGMGFDFFKLSDSLGILPINADDYNSIQRILELPSIIRSESTIKMSLLGEINQGTFGGVVATEEIGVNFFKNNPNITITGRGTIIAIADTGIDYLHRDFIYPDGTSKILYLWDQTKDGNPPEGFYIGTEYTREDINRAIANNDPSLSQDEVGQGTMLSGICAGLGNVNSEYAGIAEEAELIIIKLAKIDGFYNNAMLFAASQYAYKKAFELGRPIVVNVSLGSSSLVGLTNRSNSEKAFFTRGLCLIAGAGNEGNTQTHTSGRIPPTGFVDIELELNEDEEEVSLELWLNKPDKADVIIISPSGEESKSVGVSSYNRITGLFDLEGTEYFITYVYPTTFSGQQFTNITLRNAKRGVWKVRLIGVYIINGIYNLYLPNRVFLKSGTRFRQVDPFYTINYPAVQDDLITVGAYNTINNSLWQSSSRGPTIEDRLKPDLVAPGVSIIAAYPGNRYATITGTAAASAHVSGAAAMYFQYTFVDGRYPNQAYVQKLKTFLQAGAKKDSNTVYPNTSVGYGALDVRGMFDVLR